A window from Streptomyces subrutilus encodes these proteins:
- a CDS encoding GNAT family N-acetyltransferase encodes MALETRVLQPDEWDVWYDHLELAFGGVPESAEERGLYRSLTEAERSLGVWDGGTCVGSAGAFSFRLSVPGGALVPAAGVTMVGVAPTHRRRRVLTSLMRRQLDDVRAGGEPLAVLTASDPAIYGRFGYGQAVYGLAVEIDTARVRLDVPPGADEVRLRLVDPEAALADCERVYAALVPGRPGMPARQPGWERQPLLDAPSLRGSGSPLKCVVAERADGEVVGYARYRVAPEWNLSGSQGRVEVGDLDALDPAAYAALWRYLFGIDLTWSVRAVKRPVDDPVLHLVSDVRRSQARVRDAMYVRLVDLPAALEARAYGAALDVVLEVEDAFCPWNAGRWRLTADAKGGARCARTADPAELALTVRELGAAYLGGVALTALAGAGRVRELRPGAVAEASRAFTGDVAPWLPHGF; translated from the coding sequence ATGGCCCTTGAGACGCGTGTATTGCAGCCCGATGAGTGGGATGTCTGGTACGACCATCTGGAACTGGCGTTCGGAGGCGTGCCCGAGTCCGCCGAGGAGCGCGGGCTCTACCGGTCGCTGACGGAGGCGGAACGTTCGCTCGGCGTCTGGGACGGCGGGACGTGCGTGGGTTCGGCCGGTGCGTTCAGCTTCCGGCTGTCGGTGCCGGGCGGCGCCCTGGTGCCCGCGGCGGGCGTGACGATGGTGGGCGTCGCGCCCACCCACCGCAGGCGCCGGGTGCTCACCTCGCTGATGCGGCGGCAGCTCGACGACGTCCGGGCGGGCGGTGAGCCGCTCGCCGTGCTGACGGCCTCCGATCCGGCGATCTACGGACGGTTCGGCTACGGACAGGCGGTGTACGGCCTGGCGGTGGAGATCGACACGGCCCGGGTGCGCCTGGACGTGCCGCCGGGGGCGGACGAGGTGCGGCTGCGGCTGGTCGACCCGGAGGCGGCGCTGGCCGACTGCGAGCGCGTCTACGCGGCGCTGGTCCCCGGCCGTCCCGGCATGCCGGCCCGGCAGCCGGGCTGGGAGCGGCAGCCGCTGCTGGACGCGCCGTCGCTGCGCGGCTCCGGCTCCCCGCTGAAGTGCGTGGTCGCGGAGCGGGCGGACGGCGAGGTGGTCGGGTACGCGCGCTACCGGGTCGCGCCGGAGTGGAACCTGTCGGGTTCGCAGGGCCGGGTGGAGGTCGGCGACCTGGACGCCCTCGACCCGGCGGCGTACGCGGCGCTGTGGCGCTACCTCTTCGGGATCGACCTGACGTGGTCGGTCCGGGCGGTCAAGCGGCCGGTGGACGATCCGGTGCTGCACCTGGTCAGCGACGTCCGCCGGTCGCAGGCGCGCGTCCGGGACGCCATGTACGTACGGCTGGTGGACCTGCCGGCGGCGCTGGAGGCACGGGCGTACGGGGCCGCGCTGGACGTGGTGCTGGAGGTGGAGGACGCGTTCTGCCCGTGGAACGCGGGGCGCTGGCGGCTGACCGCGGACGCGAAGGGCGGCGCCCGGTGCGCGCGGACCGCGGACCCGGCGGAACTGGCGCTGACGGTGCGGGAGCTGGGGGCGGCGTACCTGGGCGGGGTCGCGCTCACCGCGCTGGCGGGAGCGGGCCGGGTCCGCGAACTGCGCCCGGGGGCGGTGGCGGAGGCCTCCCGGGCCTTCACCGGTGACGTCGCACCCTGGCTCCCGCACGGTTTCTAG
- a CDS encoding PP2C family protein-serine/threonine phosphatase has protein sequence MAGARVETLMARMRMLSHRARTGLRKSAVDYFRGDASDWLAFGGLLLTVPAIAFGTLMLPVWFSPSALVLPIVAGGLLLRPASLLALYAASAAALIVEALVLGPYTEGPARVTPGTVLVVAACGFFGLVIAQFRSRVGVPWRRGGTMLFDLRERIRVQSKLPALPRGWHREMALRPAGGQSFSGDFVVAARTNGGRTLEIVLTDVSGKGMEAGSRALLLSGAFGGLLGALPPHGFLPAANGYLLRQDWEEGFATSIHLVLDLESGDYELLSAGHLPALQLSAGTGRWQEKSGEGPLLGVYDGAEFTAARGNLRRGDVLMLFTDGLVETADREISEGIDRLTGEADRYVAAGWEGAAWHLIEKVAKDVNDDRALLLIRRSA, from the coding sequence ATGGCCGGAGCGCGCGTCGAGACCCTCATGGCCCGGATGCGCATGCTGTCGCACCGGGCGCGCACCGGGCTGCGCAAATCCGCCGTCGACTACTTCCGCGGCGACGCCTCCGACTGGCTCGCCTTCGGCGGCCTCCTGCTCACCGTGCCCGCGATCGCCTTCGGCACGCTCATGCTGCCCGTCTGGTTCTCCCCGTCGGCCCTCGTCCTGCCCATCGTGGCCGGCGGACTGCTGCTGCGCCCGGCCAGCCTGCTGGCCCTGTACGCGGCCTCCGCGGCCGCGCTGATCGTCGAGGCCCTCGTCCTCGGCCCGTACACCGAAGGGCCGGCGCGGGTCACCCCCGGAACCGTCCTGGTCGTCGCCGCCTGCGGCTTCTTCGGGCTGGTCATCGCGCAGTTCCGCAGCCGGGTCGGCGTGCCCTGGCGGCGCGGCGGCACCATGCTCTTCGACCTGCGCGAACGCATCCGGGTGCAGAGCAAGCTGCCCGCCCTGCCGCGCGGCTGGCACCGCGAGATGGCGCTGCGCCCCGCGGGCGGCCAGTCCTTCTCGGGCGACTTCGTCGTCGCGGCCCGCACCAACGGCGGCCGCACCCTGGAGATCGTGCTGACCGACGTCTCCGGCAAGGGGATGGAAGCGGGCTCGCGGGCCCTGCTGCTGTCGGGCGCGTTCGGCGGCCTGCTCGGCGCCCTCCCGCCGCACGGCTTCCTGCCCGCCGCCAACGGCTACCTGCTCCGGCAGGACTGGGAGGAGGGCTTCGCGACCTCCATCCACCTGGTCCTGGACCTGGAGAGCGGCGACTACGAACTCCTCTCCGCCGGACACCTTCCCGCCCTCCAACTGTCCGCCGGCACCGGCCGCTGGCAGGAGAAGTCCGGCGAGGGGCCGCTGCTCGGGGTGTACGACGGGGCCGAGTTCACCGCGGCCCGCGGCAACCTGCGCCGCGGCGACGTCCTGATGCTCTTCACCGACGGCCTGGTCGAGACCGCCGACCGCGAGATCAGCGAGGGCATCGACCGGCTCACCGGCGAGGCCGACCGCTACGTGGCCGCCGGCTGGGAGGGCGCCGCCTGGCACCTGATCGAAAAGGTCGCCAAGGACGTCAACGACGACCGCGCCCTCCTCCTCATCCGCCGCTCGGCCTGA
- a CDS encoding DUF4232 domain-containing protein: MSSPCPEGGVRLREDGGDAAMGLRLEGYRLQNCGAQPYELNGYPEVRLLDERRRPVEVAVGHGSAPVTSEVPALDALPERVLLQPGQTASVAVVWRNRVTDATVPAVEGRVLELRPRPDAPWVTLALTRPVDLGNTGRLGIGPWRR; encoded by the coding sequence GTGTCCTCCCCGTGCCCCGAGGGCGGGGTACGGCTCCGGGAGGACGGCGGGGACGCGGCGATGGGGCTGCGGCTGGAGGGCTACCGGCTGCAGAACTGCGGAGCGCAGCCGTACGAGCTGAACGGCTACCCGGAGGTGCGGCTGCTGGACGAGCGGCGTCGGCCGGTGGAGGTGGCGGTCGGGCACGGATCGGCGCCCGTGACCTCGGAGGTACCGGCCCTGGACGCGCTGCCCGAGCGGGTGCTGCTGCAGCCGGGGCAGACCGCGTCGGTGGCGGTGGTGTGGCGCAACCGGGTCACGGACGCGACCGTGCCGGCGGTGGAGGGCCGGGTGCTGGAGCTGCGGCCCCGCCCGGACGCGCCCTGGGTGACGCTCGCGCTGACCCGGCCGGTCGACCTCGGGAACACGGGCCGGTTGGGCATCGGCCCGTGGCGGCGCTGA
- a CDS encoding HD domain-containing protein: protein MTQQPLTLIEVEALARAAHEGQSDKAGRPYAEHLAAVAEGVRLRGGSPEQQAAAWLHDAIEDEALSLTWLDGAALPQHVKEMVLAVTKRPGEPVERYAARVLATPGALLIKESDLAHNSDPVRLSLLDDPTRERLSAKYAYVRSLLGLTQP, encoded by the coding sequence ATGACGCAGCAGCCGCTCACCCTGATCGAGGTCGAGGCCCTCGCCCGCGCCGCCCACGAGGGCCAGAGCGACAAGGCGGGCCGGCCCTACGCCGAGCACCTCGCGGCGGTGGCCGAGGGCGTCCGGCTGCGCGGCGGCAGCCCCGAACAGCAGGCGGCGGCCTGGCTCCACGACGCGATCGAGGACGAGGCCCTCAGCCTCACCTGGCTGGACGGGGCCGCGCTCCCGCAGCACGTGAAGGAGATGGTCCTCGCCGTCACCAAGCGCCCCGGCGAACCGGTCGAGCGGTACGCGGCTCGCGTCCTCGCCACCCCCGGCGCCCTGCTGATCAAGGAATCGGACCTCGCGCACAACTCCGACCCCGTGCGCCTCTCCCTGCTCGACGACCCCACCCGCGAGCGGCTGTCCGCCAAGTACGCGTATGTCCGCTCGC